From a single Xyrauchen texanus isolate HMW12.3.18 chromosome 26, RBS_HiC_50CHRs, whole genome shotgun sequence genomic region:
- the LOC127619854 gene encoding serine/threonine-protein kinase 3: MDQPVPRNKLKKLSEDSLTKQPEEVFDVLEKLGEGSYGSVFKAIHKESGQVVAIKQVPVESDLQEIIKEISIMQQCDSPYVVKYYGSYFKNTDLWIVMEYCGAGSVSDIIRLRNKTLTEEEIATVLKSTLKGLEYLHFMRKIHRDIKAGNILLNTEGHAKLADFGVAGQLTDTMAKRNTVIGTPFWMAPEVIQEIGYNCVADIWSLGITSIEMAEGKPPYADIHPMRAIFMIPTNPPPTFRKPELWSDEFTDFVKKCLVKNPEQRATATQLLQHPFITSAKPVTILRDLITEAMEMKVKKQQEQQRELEEDDENSEEEVEVDSHTMVKSGSESAGTMRATGTMSEGAQTMIEYGGTMLESDLGTMVINSDDEEDEVDLGSMRRNPTAQQAPRPSFMDYFDKQDSNKAQESYNHNQQDPYLISKTAFPDNWKVPQDGDFDFLKNLDFEELQMRLTALDPMMEREIEELRQRYTAKRQPILDAMDAKKRRQQNF; this comes from the exons ATGGATCAGCCGGTGCCCAGAAA TAAACTGAAGAAGCTAAGTGAAGACAGTCTAACCAAGCAGCCAGAGGAAGTATTTGATGTTCTTGAAAAGCTTGGAGAAGG ttcGTATGGCAGTGTTTTTAAAGCCATTCACAAGGAATCAGGCCAAGTGGTGGCCATCAAACAGGTACCTGTAGAATCAGATCTGCAGGAGATCATCAAAGAGATCTCCATTATGCAGCAGTGTGACAG TCCGTATGTGGTGAAGTACTATGGCAGCTATTTCAAGAACACAGACCTGTGGATTGTGATGGAATACTGTGGTGCTGGATCAGTCTCTGATATTATCAGACTGCGCAACAAAACT CTCACTGAGGAAGAGATCGCCACAGTTCTCAAATCCACTTTGAAAGGTCTTGAGTATCTCCATTTCATGAGGAAAATCCACAGGGACATCAAAGCTGGGAATATTCTCCTCAACACAGAGGGCCATGCTAAACTAGCTGATTTTGGAGTGGCAGGACAACTTACG GACACAATGGCCAAAAGAAATACGGTTATTGGAACACCCTTCTGGATGGCCCCCGAGGTGATCCAGGAGATTGGGTACAACTGTGTGGCAGATATCTGGTCTCTTGGTATCACATCCATAGAAATGGCTGAGGGAAAGCCTCCTTATGCAGACATTCATCCTATGAGG GCTATTTTTATGATTCCAACAAATCCTCCACCCACATTCCGGAAACCAGAGCTGTGGAGTGATGAATTCACAGATTTTGTGAAGAAATGTCTTGTGAAGAACCCCGAGCAGAGAGCCACAGCCACTCAACTTCTGCAG CATCCTTTTATAACCAGTGCTAAGCCAGTAACCATTCTACGAGACCTGATTACAGAGGCTATGGAGATGAAGGTAAAGAAACAACAGGAGCAACAGAGAGAGCTGGAGGAGGATGACGAGAACTCG GAGGAGGAAGTGGAAGTGGATTCCCACACCATGGTGAAGTCTGGCTCGGAGAGCGCTGGCACTATGCGAGCCACAGGAACCATGAGTGAAGGGGCTCAGACCATGATCGAGTACGGCGGCACCATGCTGGAGTCCGACCTGGGCACCATGGTCATTAACAGCGATGATGAAGAAGATGAGGTTGATCTTGGCTCAATGAGGA GAAATCCTACAGCTCAGCAAGCTCCACGTCCATCCTTCATGGACTACTTcgacaaacaggactcaaacaaagCACAAGAGAGTTACAACCACAACCAGCAGGACCCTTATTTAATTTCCAAGACCGCTTTTCCAGACAATTGGAAAGTGCCTCAAGATGGAGACTTTGATTTT TTGAAAAACCTTGATTTTGAGGAGCTGCAGATGCGTCTCACTGCTCTGGATCCCATGATGGAGCGTGAGATTGAAGAACTACGGCAACGCTATACAGCTAAGAGGCAACCCATTCTCGATGCCATGGATGCAAAGAAACGCCGGCAGCAGAACTTCTAA
- the LOC127619554 gene encoding 2-iminobutanoate/2-iminopropanoate deaminase-like translates to MSVVIRKMIYTAAAPAAIGPYSQAVVVDHTMYISGQLGMDVASGQLVAGGVQAQAKQALINMGEILKAAGCGYENIVKTTVLLADINDFNNVNDVYKQFFSQNFPARAAYQVAALPRGGLVEIEAVAVLGPITDASLLYDQRMHNKL, encoded by the exons ATGTCTGTGGTTATTAGAAAGATGATTTACACTGCAGCTGCTCCAGCCGCGATCGGGCCCTACAG CCAGGCTGTCGTGGTGGATCACACAATGTACATCTCAGGACAGTTGGGCATGGATGTTGCCTCTGGACAGCTGGTTGCTGGTGGGGTGCAGGCCCAGGCCAAACAG GCACTTATTAACATGGGGGAGATTCTGAAAGCCGCTGGATGTGGatatgaaaaca TTGTCAAGACAACAGTGCTGTTGGCAGATATAAATGACTTCAATAACGTTAACGATGTTTACAAGCAAT ttttcagcCAAAATTTCCCAGCTAGAGCTGCCTATCAAGTAGCTGCCTTACCCAGA GGGGGGCTTGTTGAGATTGAAGCAGTTGCTGTCTTGGGACCCATAACAGACGCCTCCTTACTGTATGACCAAAGAATGCACAACAAATTGTAA